A stretch of the Mycobacterium shigaense genome encodes the following:
- a CDS encoding protein disulfide oxidoreductase codes for MMNRLLSPMRLIAAALFAAALILGLAAPPPAQAADERLNFTGTTLSGAPFNGASLQGKPAVLWFWAPFCPFCNAEAPGVAQVAAANPGVAFVGIAGHSSVGDEQAFVSKYGLNFTNLNDADGSIWARYNVPWQPAYVFYRADGSSTFVNNPTSAMSQQDLAGRVAALK; via the coding sequence ATGATGAATCGCCTGTTGTCGCCCATGCGGCTGATAGCCGCCGCCCTCTTCGCCGCCGCCCTGATCCTCGGGCTGGCCGCTCCGCCGCCCGCCCAGGCCGCCGACGAACGCCTGAATTTCACCGGGACCACGCTGTCCGGGGCGCCGTTCAACGGCGCCAGCCTGCAGGGCAAGCCGGCGGTGCTGTGGTTCTGGGCGCCGTTCTGCCCGTTCTGCAACGCCGAGGCGCCCGGCGTCGCCCAGGTGGCGGCCGCCAATCCCGGCGTGGCCTTCGTCGGCATCGCCGGGCATTCGAGTGTGGGAGACGAGCAAGCTTTCGTCTCCAAGTACGGGCTGAACTTCACCAACCTCAACGACGCCGACGGCTCGATCTGGGCCCGCTACAACGTGCCGTGGCAGCCGGCGTACGTGTTCTATCGGGCGGACGGCAGCTCGACCTTCGTCAACAACCCCACCTCGGCCATGTCCCAGCAGGATCTGGCCGGCCGGGTGGCCGCGCTGAAGTGA